The following are encoded together in the Glycine max cultivar Williams 82 chromosome 8, Glycine_max_v4.0, whole genome shotgun sequence genome:
- the LOC100788364 gene encoding uncharacterized protein isoform X4, which translates to MAIVTGDRYLEKLVQFVENQAGPLIEGALVLKLNPAGLHYVQSRLEALHELESLLAGAPVDYLRAYVSDLGDHRALEQLRRILRLLTSLKVVSVLPHPIRDPTPLSFLPFVRLKVLELRGCDLSTSAAKGLLELRHTLEKIICHNSTDALRHVFASRITEVKNSPQWNRLSFVSCACNGLVLMDESLQLLPAVETLDLSRNKFAKVDNLHKCTKLKHLDLGFNHLRTFAPFTQVSCLIVKLVLRNNALTTLRGIENLKSLEGLDVSYNIISNFSELEFVAGLPYLQSLWLEGNPLCCARWYRAQVFSFFSYPERLKLDEKEINTSDFWKRQIIIASMHKQPASFGIYVPAKDEAVIEGGNIRRQKKVSRLVSIKNEETTSICSDEDSASCANDIQNRQDPDLSDNEAEIVDLINRVEHMKKERSIHWLREFKDWMDTASDKSVETRKEGGASLHHQKENYIRKKTNQEQSGDISRYASDSVLASGDDSSMNILESDSSFVDMSASYHRQQHFDYRGLLGNVSGASHFDSRGVDMERLKSSLEGISSSLSQPRSSHSDTVTTQGAQRMTENVNISPLITIHDISGSQSSSACPTSPPHFQEDLLHRRQHLVEEILQLSADSFSVASSDSNTSCSEVDCSEFESSVPKVDNFPCKYYMNGSVDGHLSQNLLKEKFYNPRQGILHARENGNSLSSPTCDPTSKQHSIDFAAGADNAESAFCASQDTGLLEKRKIRKKAKKRIISILEENLDGDASDHTQEQISQGQISPNLKQELDIDDSTEFSGRNYSTQENDDLIVTYFNTSIADSEASEVCSHCMRCNCVLQRETNYKESEVAVLLSSHKKLYLLLINVDSNGSGTLLSVLSCHKIEEVCEVLVGMGLQVLRVNFENGETYLFVTRSIEKSRELLCTIHVLDSCGGNGRCSIRSLEQIQVELFDNQICGGSNVSIYQYAMVLVFSKYGSVLNLQRNHGYRDHSL; encoded by the exons ATGGCGATTGTGACCGGAGATCGGTACCTGGAGAAGCTGGTGCAGTTCGTGGAGAACCAGGCGGGTCCTCTGATCGAAGGAGCCTTGGTGTTGAAGCTAAATCCGGCGGGTCTCCACTACGTGCAATCCAGACTGGAGGCGCTGCACGAGCTCGAAAGCCTTCTCGCCGGCGCTCCGGTGGACTACCTCCGAGCCTACGTGTCGGACCTCGGCGACCACCGCGCCCTGGAGCAGCTCCGGCGGATCCTGCGCCTCCTCACATCGCTGAAAGTCGTTTCGGTGCTGCCTCATCCCATCAGGGATCCCACGCCCTTGTCGTTCTTGCCGTTTGTGCGCTTGAAGGTTCTGGAACTCAGGGGATGCGACTTGTCAACTTCCGCCGCCAAAGGCTTGCTCGAGCTCAGGCACACACTCGAGAAGATCATTTGTCACAACTCTACC GATGCTCTGCGGCATGTGTTTGCTAGCAGGATTACGGAGGTGAAGAATTCTCCGCAGTGGAACCGCTTGTCCTTTGTGTCATGTGCGTGTAATGGCTTGGTTCTCATGGACGAGTCTCTACAGCTTCTTCCTGCGGTTGAAACGCTTGACCTTAGCAGGAACAAGTTTGCAAAGGTGGATAATCTACATAAGTGTACCAAATTGAAGCATTTGGACCTTGGTTTCAATCACTTGAGAACATTTGCACCCTTCACCCAG GTTTCCTGTCTTATTGTTAAACTAGTTTTGAGGAACAATGCTCTAACTACTTTGCGTGGGATTGAGAATTTGAAGTCACTTGAAGGACTTGATGTTTCCTACAATATTATTTCCAATTTTTCAGAGCTAGAATTTGTTGCGGGGCTTCCATATCTTCAAAGCTTGTGGTTGGAAGGAAATCCTTTGTGTTGTGCTCGATGGTATAGAGCACAAGTATTCAGCTTCTTCTCCTACCCAGAAAGG TTGAAGTTAGATGAGAAAGAAATTAACACTAGTGATTTTTGGAAGAGACAAATAATTATTGCCAGTATGCATAAGCAACCTGCCAGTTTTGGGATTTATGTGCCTGCAAAGGATGAAGCTGTCATTGAAGGTGGCAATATCAGAAGG CAGAAAAAGGTCTCTCGTCTTGTCagtataaaaaatgaagagaccACTAGCATATGTTCTGACGAGGACTCTGCCTCTTGTGCAAATGATATTCAAAATAGACAGGATCCTGATTTATCTGACAATGAAGCTGAAATTGTAGATTTGATAAATAGAGTTgaacatatgaagaaagagCGTTCTATTCATTGGTTGAGGGAATTTAAAGACTGGATGGATACTGCTTCTGACAAATCAGTAGAAACTAGAAAGGAAGGCGGTGCTTCCCTGCATCATCAGAAGGAAAATTACATCAGGAAGAAGACAAATCAGGAGCAGTCTGGTGACATCTCAAGATATGCTTCAGACTCAGTTCTAGCCTCGGGAGATGACAGTAGCATGAATATTTTAGAATCTGATAGTTCTTTTGTAGATATGTCAGCTAGTTATCATAGACAGCAGCACTTTGACTATAGAGGTTTGCTTGGTAATGTTAGTGGGGCTTCACATTTTGACTCAAGAGGAGTGGACATGGAGCGCCTTAAATCCTCACTTGAGGGAATTAGTAGTTCTCTCTCACAACCTAGAAGTTCTCATTCTGACACTGTTACCACCCAAGGAGCACAAAGAATGACTGAAAATGTCAACATCTCACCATTGATAACCATTCATGATATATCTGGGTCTCAGTCATCATCTGCTTGCCCCACTTCTCCTCCACATTTTCAAGAAGACCTTCTTCATCGCCGGCAACACTTGGTGGAGGAAATTTTGCAGCTTTCAGCAGATTCCTTTTCAGTGGCATCTTCTGATAGTAACACAAGCTGTAGTGAAGTTGATTGCAGTGAATTTGAGTCATCAGTGCCTAAAGTTGATAATTTCCCGTGCAAATATTATATGAATGGAAGTGTTGATGGTCATTTATCTCAAAATCTGCTCAAGGAAAAGTTTTACAACCCAAGACAAGGAATTCTTCATGCAAGAGAAAATGGAAATTCTTTATCTAGTCCTACCTGTGACCCAACTTCTAAGCAGCATTCAATTGACTTTGCTGCTGGTGCTGACAATGCTGAGAGTGCATTTTGTGCTAGCCAAGACACTGGTTTgttggagaaaagaaaaattagaaaaaaagccAAGAAGAGAATTATTTCAATATTAGAAGAGAATTTAGATGGTGATGCATCTGATCATACACAAGAACAGATAAGTCAAGGACAGATTTCTCCAAATTTAAAACAAGAATTGGACATTGATGATTCTACTGAATTTTCTGGGCGCAATTACTCTACCCAAGAGAATGATGATTTGATTGTGACATATTTCAATACAAGTATTGCTGATTCTGAAGCTAGTGAGGTCTGTAGTCATTGTATGCGCTGTAATTGTGTCCTTCAGAGGGAGACAAACTATAAAGAAAG CGAAGTTGCAGTGTTGCTGAGCAGCCATAAGAAGCTCTATTTGCTACTAATCAACGTTGATTCTAATGGGTCAG GAACACTTTTGAGTGTATTGAGTTGCCACAAAATTGAAGAAGTTTGTGAGGTGCTAGTAGGAATGGGACTTCAGGTGTTAAG GGTAAATTTTGAGAATGGGGAAACGTATCTTTTTGTAACAAGAAGCATtgagaaatcaagagaattacTATGTACCATACACGTGCTTGATTCATGTGGTGGAAATGGTAGATGCTCAATAAGAAG TTTGGAGCAGATCCAGGTTGAGTTGTTTGACAATCAAATATGTGGTGGTTCAAATGTGAGCATATATCAGTATGCAATGGTGCTCGTCTTTTCTAAATATGGCAGTG TTTTAAACTTACAGAGGAATCATGGCTATCGAGATCACTCTTTGTGA
- the LOC100788364 gene encoding uncharacterized protein isoform X3: MAIVTGDRYLEKLVQFVENQAGPLIEGALVLKLNPAGLHYVQSRLEALHELESLLAGAPVDYLRAYVSDLGDHRALEQLRRILRLLTSLKVVSVLPHPIRDPTPLSFLPFVRLKVLELRGCDLSTSAAKGLLELRHTLEKIICHNSTDALRHVFASRITEVKNSPQWNRLSFVSCACNGLVLMDESLQLLPAVETLDLSRNKFAKVDNLHKCTKLKHLDLGFNHLRTFAPFTQVSCLIVKLVLRNNALTTLRGIENLKSLEGLDVSYNIISNFSELEFVAGLPYLQSLWLEGNPLCCARWYRAQVFSFFSYPERLKLDEKEINTSDFWKRQIIIASMHKQPASFGIYVPAKDEAVIEGGNIRRQKKVSRLVSIKNEETTSICSDEDSASCANDIQNRQDPDLSDNEAEIVDLINRVEHMKKERSIHWLREFKDWMDTASDKSVETRKEGGASLHHQKENYIRKKTNQEQSGDISRYASDSVLASGDDSSMNILESDSSFVDMSASYHRQQHFDYRGLLGNVSGASHFDSRGVDMERLKSSLEGISSSLSQPRSSHSDTVTTQGAQRMTENVNISPLITIHDISGSQSSSACPTSPPHFQEDLLHRRQHLVEEILQLSADSFSVASSDSNTSCSEVDCSEFESSVPKVDNFPCKYYMNGSVDGHLSQNLLKEKFYNPRQGILHARENGNSLSSPTCDPTSKQHSIDFAAGADNAESAFCASQDTGLLEKRKIRKKAKKRIISILEENLDGDASDHTQEQISQGQISPNLKQELDIDDSTEFSGRNYSTQENDDLIVTYFNTSIADSEASEVCSHCMRCNCVLQRETNYKESEVAVLLSSHKKLYLLLINVDSNGSGTLLSVLSCHKIEEVCEVLVGMGLQVLSLEQIQVELFDNQICGGSNVSIYQYAMVLVFSKYGSEESWLSRSLFVIGGNVLICIEDLKQLYSLSSNASASPYFRIDSCCSIADIAEMVIEVGGSCCVTLGLTCPRAELHPSTQMNLQTVNHENTAPGSLKLKLQWFSKDHLVKFVSLLKTIHEKETGSPLVVRCIS; encoded by the exons ATGGCGATTGTGACCGGAGATCGGTACCTGGAGAAGCTGGTGCAGTTCGTGGAGAACCAGGCGGGTCCTCTGATCGAAGGAGCCTTGGTGTTGAAGCTAAATCCGGCGGGTCTCCACTACGTGCAATCCAGACTGGAGGCGCTGCACGAGCTCGAAAGCCTTCTCGCCGGCGCTCCGGTGGACTACCTCCGAGCCTACGTGTCGGACCTCGGCGACCACCGCGCCCTGGAGCAGCTCCGGCGGATCCTGCGCCTCCTCACATCGCTGAAAGTCGTTTCGGTGCTGCCTCATCCCATCAGGGATCCCACGCCCTTGTCGTTCTTGCCGTTTGTGCGCTTGAAGGTTCTGGAACTCAGGGGATGCGACTTGTCAACTTCCGCCGCCAAAGGCTTGCTCGAGCTCAGGCACACACTCGAGAAGATCATTTGTCACAACTCTACC GATGCTCTGCGGCATGTGTTTGCTAGCAGGATTACGGAGGTGAAGAATTCTCCGCAGTGGAACCGCTTGTCCTTTGTGTCATGTGCGTGTAATGGCTTGGTTCTCATGGACGAGTCTCTACAGCTTCTTCCTGCGGTTGAAACGCTTGACCTTAGCAGGAACAAGTTTGCAAAGGTGGATAATCTACATAAGTGTACCAAATTGAAGCATTTGGACCTTGGTTTCAATCACTTGAGAACATTTGCACCCTTCACCCAG GTTTCCTGTCTTATTGTTAAACTAGTTTTGAGGAACAATGCTCTAACTACTTTGCGTGGGATTGAGAATTTGAAGTCACTTGAAGGACTTGATGTTTCCTACAATATTATTTCCAATTTTTCAGAGCTAGAATTTGTTGCGGGGCTTCCATATCTTCAAAGCTTGTGGTTGGAAGGAAATCCTTTGTGTTGTGCTCGATGGTATAGAGCACAAGTATTCAGCTTCTTCTCCTACCCAGAAAGG TTGAAGTTAGATGAGAAAGAAATTAACACTAGTGATTTTTGGAAGAGACAAATAATTATTGCCAGTATGCATAAGCAACCTGCCAGTTTTGGGATTTATGTGCCTGCAAAGGATGAAGCTGTCATTGAAGGTGGCAATATCAGAAGG CAGAAAAAGGTCTCTCGTCTTGTCagtataaaaaatgaagagaccACTAGCATATGTTCTGACGAGGACTCTGCCTCTTGTGCAAATGATATTCAAAATAGACAGGATCCTGATTTATCTGACAATGAAGCTGAAATTGTAGATTTGATAAATAGAGTTgaacatatgaagaaagagCGTTCTATTCATTGGTTGAGGGAATTTAAAGACTGGATGGATACTGCTTCTGACAAATCAGTAGAAACTAGAAAGGAAGGCGGTGCTTCCCTGCATCATCAGAAGGAAAATTACATCAGGAAGAAGACAAATCAGGAGCAGTCTGGTGACATCTCAAGATATGCTTCAGACTCAGTTCTAGCCTCGGGAGATGACAGTAGCATGAATATTTTAGAATCTGATAGTTCTTTTGTAGATATGTCAGCTAGTTATCATAGACAGCAGCACTTTGACTATAGAGGTTTGCTTGGTAATGTTAGTGGGGCTTCACATTTTGACTCAAGAGGAGTGGACATGGAGCGCCTTAAATCCTCACTTGAGGGAATTAGTAGTTCTCTCTCACAACCTAGAAGTTCTCATTCTGACACTGTTACCACCCAAGGAGCACAAAGAATGACTGAAAATGTCAACATCTCACCATTGATAACCATTCATGATATATCTGGGTCTCAGTCATCATCTGCTTGCCCCACTTCTCCTCCACATTTTCAAGAAGACCTTCTTCATCGCCGGCAACACTTGGTGGAGGAAATTTTGCAGCTTTCAGCAGATTCCTTTTCAGTGGCATCTTCTGATAGTAACACAAGCTGTAGTGAAGTTGATTGCAGTGAATTTGAGTCATCAGTGCCTAAAGTTGATAATTTCCCGTGCAAATATTATATGAATGGAAGTGTTGATGGTCATTTATCTCAAAATCTGCTCAAGGAAAAGTTTTACAACCCAAGACAAGGAATTCTTCATGCAAGAGAAAATGGAAATTCTTTATCTAGTCCTACCTGTGACCCAACTTCTAAGCAGCATTCAATTGACTTTGCTGCTGGTGCTGACAATGCTGAGAGTGCATTTTGTGCTAGCCAAGACACTGGTTTgttggagaaaagaaaaattagaaaaaaagccAAGAAGAGAATTATTTCAATATTAGAAGAGAATTTAGATGGTGATGCATCTGATCATACACAAGAACAGATAAGTCAAGGACAGATTTCTCCAAATTTAAAACAAGAATTGGACATTGATGATTCTACTGAATTTTCTGGGCGCAATTACTCTACCCAAGAGAATGATGATTTGATTGTGACATATTTCAATACAAGTATTGCTGATTCTGAAGCTAGTGAGGTCTGTAGTCATTGTATGCGCTGTAATTGTGTCCTTCAGAGGGAGACAAACTATAAAGAAAG CGAAGTTGCAGTGTTGCTGAGCAGCCATAAGAAGCTCTATTTGCTACTAATCAACGTTGATTCTAATGGGTCAG GAACACTTTTGAGTGTATTGAGTTGCCACAAAATTGAAGAAGTTTGTGAGGTGCTAGTAGGAATGGGACTTCAGGTGTTAAG TTTGGAGCAGATCCAGGTTGAGTTGTTTGACAATCAAATATGTGGTGGTTCAAATGTGAGCATATATCAGTATGCAATGGTGCTCGTCTTTTCTAAATATGGCAGTG AGGAATCATGGCTATCGAGATCACTCTTTGTGATTGGAGGGAATGTGCTTATATGCATTGAAGATCTTAAGCAGCTGTACTCATTATCATCAAATGCGTCTGCCTCTCCATACTTCAGAATTGATTCATGTTGCTCCATTGCTGACATTGCTGAGATG GTTATTGAGGTTGGTGGCAGCTGCTGTGTGACTTTAGGTCTGACTTGTCCACGGGCAGAACTCCATCCATCTACCCAAATGAACCTTCAAACCGTCAATCATGAAAATACTGCTCCCGGGTCTCTTAAATTGAAGCTTCAGTGGTTCTCTAAAGATCACCTTGTGAAGTTTGTGTCATTGTTGAAGACAATCCATGAAAAAGAAACGGGGTCACCTTTGGTAGTAAGATGTATATCGTAA